The Mycetohabitans endofungorum genome contains a region encoding:
- a CDS encoding branched-chain amino acid ABC transporter permease has translation MNLTLAIMQCLNGLQLGILLFLMAAGLTLVFGIANFVNLAHGSLYMIGAFVGALVYNLTSSFMLATLAVVPAMMVVGITLEAGIFRRLYARNHLDQVLATFGLILFFNELARTLWGPSPYYMEVPPSLSGAIDVFGINYPAYRLLIVAAGIGIALGCYVVIHRTRIGMLIRAGATHRDIVAALGVNMGLLNALLFGVAAALAGVAGLLAGPILSVQSGMGEPVLILTMVVIVIGGIGSIRGAFYAALIVGVVDTLGRTLLPVALRELLERSAADSAGPALASMLIYILMAAVLAWRPQGLFPVKY, from the coding sequence ATGAACCTGACGTTGGCGATCATGCAGTGCCTCAATGGCCTGCAGCTCGGCATCCTATTGTTCCTGATGGCGGCCGGCCTCACGCTTGTGTTCGGTATTGCAAACTTTGTCAACCTGGCGCACGGCTCGCTTTACATGATAGGCGCTTTTGTCGGCGCGCTGGTGTACAACCTGACAAGTTCGTTCATGTTGGCGACGCTGGCTGTCGTTCCCGCCATGATGGTCGTGGGCATCACGCTGGAAGCGGGAATATTCCGCCGCCTCTATGCACGCAACCACCTCGATCAGGTGCTTGCCACGTTCGGGCTGATCTTGTTCTTCAATGAGCTGGCCCGCACTTTGTGGGGTCCTTCTCCCTACTATATGGAAGTGCCGCCCTCGCTGTCCGGCGCCATCGACGTATTCGGCATCAACTACCCTGCCTATCGGCTGCTCATCGTGGCCGCCGGTATTGGCATTGCCCTAGGCTGCTACGTCGTCATTCATCGCACCCGCATAGGCATGCTGATTCGTGCGGGCGCGACACATCGTGACATCGTTGCCGCACTAGGCGTCAACATGGGATTACTCAATGCGTTGTTGTTCGGCGTTGCCGCTGCGTTAGCGGGCGTTGCAGGGTTGCTTGCCGGCCCGATCTTGTCCGTGCAGTCTGGCATGGGCGAGCCCGTTCTGATCCTGACGATGGTGGTCATCGTCATCGGCGGGATCGGATCGATCCGCGGTGCTTTCTATGCGGCACTGATCGTCGGTGTGGTGGACACGCTCGGCCGTACGCTGCTGCCGGTAGCGCTGCGCGAGCTGCTGGAGCGCAGCGCCGCCGACAGCGCCGGGCCTGCGCTCGCATCGATGCTGATCTATATCCTGATGGCGGCCGTGCTCGCGTGGCGTCCACAAGGGCTTTTTCCGGTCAAATATTGA
- a CDS encoding ABC transporter ATP-binding protein gives MSLLQVTGLTKRYGGFVATDHFSMTIEPGEIHAVIGPNGAGKSTLIAQLAGELRPDAGTIKFDGRDVTSASISQRARLGLTRSYQITSVLPDYTALQNVMLAVNALGPRRFSCSGALARQSRVREPALELLERVGLAQRAHVSAAQMAHGEHRQLELAMALAGRPKLLLLDEPMAGMSQAESENMTAQLHELKGRHAMLLVEHDMDAVFALADRITVLVYGKPIATGRADEIRIDPRVREAYLGDDTAPQGKREHV, from the coding sequence ATGAGTTTGTTGCAAGTGACGGGATTGACCAAGCGTTATGGCGGCTTTGTCGCGACCGATCATTTCAGCATGACGATCGAGCCGGGCGAGATTCATGCAGTCATTGGGCCGAATGGAGCAGGCAAGAGCACGCTGATCGCGCAACTGGCCGGCGAGTTGCGCCCGGACGCGGGCACGATCAAGTTTGACGGCCGCGATGTGACATCGGCAAGCATCAGTCAACGGGCGCGGCTCGGCTTAACACGCTCATACCAGATCACGTCTGTGCTCCCGGACTATACCGCACTGCAGAATGTCATGCTCGCAGTCAATGCGCTCGGGCCGCGGCGCTTCAGCTGCTCTGGCGCGCTCGCGCGCCAGAGCCGCGTGCGCGAGCCCGCATTGGAGCTGCTCGAGCGTGTCGGGTTGGCGCAGCGCGCGCACGTGAGCGCGGCGCAGATGGCGCATGGTGAGCACCGCCAGTTGGAGCTAGCGATGGCGCTCGCCGGCCGGCCCAAGCTGCTGTTGCTCGATGAGCCCATGGCAGGCATGAGCCAGGCCGAGTCAGAGAACATGACGGCACAGCTGCACGAACTCAAAGGTCGTCATGCGATGTTGCTGGTGGAACACGATATGGACGCGGTCTTTGCACTGGCCGACAGGATCACTGTATTGGTCTATGGCAAGCCGATCGCTACGGGGCGTGCTGACGAGATCCGCATTGATCCCCGCGTACGCGAAGCTTACCTCGGTGATGACACGGCACCGCAAGGCAAAAGGGAACACGTATGA
- a CDS encoding ABC transporter substrate-binding protein — MTDRVDHSAPWYRGARMLIALAAAVLHPMPVQAAEPGPLKIGFLATLSGPAGALGQDQYDAFMLAVEQKGGKLGGVPVQVLRKDDQLKPDVALQEARQLINRDGVKIITGVTFSNVMMAIHKPVTSAGVFLIGSNAGPTQLAGPGCSPLFFSTSWNNDELHEAGGQLVQDLGYKRVYVMAPNYQAGRDAITGFKRDYRGTIVNEVYTQVNQPDYSAELAQLQAARPDAVYVFYPGGMGVNFVKQYRQAGLLGKIPLVSVSTIDGTTLPALKEVAVGAITAAPYAPDLKNAQNAQFASSFESKYGRKPSMYAAQSYDAANLLDAALSAVKGNVADRDALRAALRTARFQSVRGAFSLESNQFPRAGFYRVDVVRTATGAAFESKNPIVPKSRTPILQQCKMN, encoded by the coding sequence ATGACCGACCGAGTCGATCACTCCGCGCCGTGGTACCGCGGCGCCCGCATGCTGATTGCGCTAGCCGCTGCCGTACTGCACCCAATGCCGGTGCAAGCGGCCGAGCCGGGGCCGCTGAAAATCGGTTTCCTCGCGACATTGTCGGGCCCAGCCGGCGCGCTCGGCCAGGACCAATACGATGCATTCATGCTGGCTGTCGAGCAAAAAGGCGGCAAGCTGGGCGGTGTACCGGTCCAAGTGCTGCGCAAGGACGACCAGCTCAAACCGGATGTCGCGCTCCAGGAAGCACGACAACTGATCAATCGTGATGGGGTGAAAATCATCACCGGCGTGACGTTCTCCAACGTGATGATGGCAATCCACAAACCGGTGACCAGCGCCGGCGTGTTCCTGATCGGTTCCAATGCCGGCCCCACGCAGCTTGCTGGGCCGGGGTGCTCGCCGCTGTTTTTCTCCACCTCGTGGAACAACGACGAACTGCATGAGGCAGGGGGGCAATTGGTGCAGGACTTGGGCTATAAGCGCGTCTATGTGATGGCCCCGAATTACCAGGCGGGACGTGACGCGATCACGGGCTTCAAACGCGATTACCGCGGCACAATCGTCAATGAGGTGTACACGCAGGTTAACCAGCCTGATTACTCGGCCGAATTGGCTCAGTTGCAGGCTGCGCGTCCGGACGCCGTCTATGTGTTCTATCCGGGGGGCATGGGCGTGAACTTTGTCAAGCAGTATCGGCAGGCCGGTTTGCTGGGCAAGATCCCGTTGGTTTCGGTCTCGACGATCGATGGCACGACATTGCCGGCGCTCAAAGAAGTCGCAGTCGGCGCGATTACCGCTGCACCGTATGCGCCTGATCTGAAGAACGCCCAGAACGCGCAATTTGCCTCGTCATTCGAGTCCAAGTACGGGCGCAAGCCATCCATGTACGCGGCGCAGTCATATGATGCGGCAAACCTACTCGATGCAGCGCTGTCGGCCGTCAAGGGTAACGTGGCGGATCGCGATGCGCTACGTGCCGCACTGCGTACCGCGCGGTTTCAATCGGTGCGGGGCGCCTTCAGCCTGGAATCCAATCAATTCCCTCGTGCCGGCTTTTATCGCGTCGACGTCGTGCGCACTGCCACCGGTGCCGCGTTTGAGAGCAAGAACCCGATCGTGCCGAAGTCCCGCACGCCGATCTTGCAGCAGTGCAAAATGAACTGA
- a CDS encoding LysR substrate-binding domain-containing protein codes for MNENVRQPLPRTHKLTHVSLSRKLKLQQLILIAKVIDSGSLLRAANELSMTQPALTKSIQELEAFFGEALFERTNRGVVPTELGRLLGRRAKSMITELRYLTDEVNTLQSGTAGHVIVGTLISASARLLPVAICKLKEQAPDMLVTVREGATAQLFPALATGDLDIVVGRLPERELPLANAFPLQHEVLFEESMCVVVGAKHAAGLSAQPSLADLMHLPWIVPLGDSPVRLRAERLFYDAGLPMPADRVESLSMLTNLGLLLERPCAALMPRAAARQFVDAGLLAVVKITEAADFGAVGFSVRANKKISPACMRFIACLRESAALVHGVLDGG; via the coding sequence ATGAATGAAAACGTACGCCAACCCTTACCGCGCACCCATAAGCTCACGCACGTTTCACTGTCGCGCAAGCTCAAGTTGCAGCAGTTGATCCTGATTGCCAAGGTCATCGACAGTGGGTCACTGCTGCGCGCTGCCAATGAGTTGAGCATGACGCAGCCGGCGTTGACCAAGTCCATCCAGGAGTTGGAGGCATTCTTTGGCGAGGCCCTGTTCGAGCGCACGAACCGCGGCGTCGTGCCGACGGAACTGGGTCGGCTGCTAGGCCGTCGCGCTAAATCGATGATCACCGAACTGCGCTACCTAACCGATGAGGTCAATACGCTGCAAAGCGGTACAGCCGGGCACGTGATCGTCGGCACGCTGATATCAGCGTCGGCCCGGCTGCTGCCGGTGGCGATCTGCAAATTGAAGGAGCAGGCGCCGGACATGCTGGTCACGGTGCGCGAGGGGGCAACTGCGCAGTTGTTCCCGGCGCTGGCGACCGGCGACCTGGATATCGTGGTCGGCCGCCTGCCCGAGCGCGAGCTGCCGCTTGCCAATGCATTCCCGCTGCAACACGAGGTCCTGTTCGAGGAATCGATGTGCGTGGTGGTCGGTGCCAAGCATGCGGCAGGCCTGTCCGCACAACCGAGCCTTGCTGACTTAATGCACTTGCCGTGGATCGTGCCACTTGGCGATTCTCCAGTCCGCTTGCGAGCTGAACGGCTGTTCTATGACGCCGGCTTGCCGATGCCGGCTGATCGCGTCGAGTCGCTGTCAATGCTGACCAATCTCGGCCTGTTGCTCGAGCGCCCCTGCGCGGCGCTAATGCCGCGCGCCGCCGCGCGTCAGTTCGTCGATGCGGGTTTGTTGGCGGTTGTCAAGATCACCGAGGCGGCGGACTTTGGCGCCGTGGGGTTTTCGGTCCGGGCAAACAAGAAAATTAGCCCTGCATGCATGCGCTTCATCGCTTGCCTTCGTGAAAGTGCGGCCCTGGTTCATGGCGTGCTCGACGGCGGATAG
- a CDS encoding MarC family NAAT transporter, with translation MSDYLNYVGIGLITLLPIINPITSASVFLGLSAHMSPTQRNQQINLTAFYVLISLLACFYAGSAIMNAFGISVPGMRVAGGMIVTYIGFGMLFPKYHEIETQKKIASTPPANVAFIPLTLPVTVGPGAIAMIVSDASAIHRTGGYSLIDHLVVLTVDIALTLILWMTLRSASRVLHLLGRSGTDAISRVMGFMLVCMGVQFGLNGLHGAFMAPK, from the coding sequence ATGAGTGACTATCTGAATTATGTTGGAATTGGATTGATAACGCTTTTACCAATCATCAACCCAATTACCAGCGCTAGCGTATTTCTCGGATTGAGTGCTCACATGAGCCCTACGCAGCGCAATCAACAGATTAATTTGACCGCATTTTATGTACTGATATCTCTACTAGCTTGTTTTTACGCAGGCAGTGCCATTATGAATGCGTTTGGCATTTCAGTTCCGGGAATGCGTGTCGCGGGAGGGATGATTGTTACCTATATTGGTTTTGGAATGCTCTTCCCAAAGTATCACGAGATTGAAACACAAAAGAAAATAGCATCAACGCCTCCAGCAAATGTGGCTTTTATTCCACTCACCTTGCCCGTGACCGTTGGCCCAGGCGCAATCGCGATGATTGTTAGCGATGCTTCAGCAATCCACCGAACGGGTGGTTATAGTCTGATCGATCATCTCGTCGTGCTAACCGTCGATATTGCGCTTACGTTGATTCTGTGGATGACTTTGCGCAGCGCATCACGGGTGCTTCATTTGTTGGGAAGGTCTGGCACCGATGCTATTTCCCGAGTAATGGGTTTCATGCTGGTCTGTATGGGGGTTCAGTTTGGCTTAAATGGGCTACACGGGGCCTTCATGGCGCCAAAATGA
- a CDS encoding branched-chain amino acid ABC transporter permease: MSIPLAARRTARSTLSSHEPAARATLAGKMSWLVMAVLITVPLYAQATQQPFLLTLVTRIAILAIAAMSLDLILGVGGLVSFGHALFFGLGAYATGMLVQHGVSSGWLHLLCAIAVSALVAVVTGAIALRTRGIAFIMITLAFAQMFYFLAVGLREYGGDDGFALAAGSQFGAVQLTDPLTLYVVSACLLLALLAFGRHFLHTAMGLTLGGIRINECRMQALGIPTTQCKRAVYVVAAALSSIAGMLYANLTQFVAPSYLSWTMSGDLIVMVVIGGAGTFIGAVLGTFAIVLAEEGLKAVTEHWMLVMGPLIVVAVLVNRHGLAGLLESFGARMDRSPRAAGEQV, translated from the coding sequence ATGTCGATCCCATTAGCCGCGCGCCGTACGGCGCGTTCAACATTGAGCAGCCACGAGCCAGCCGCGCGCGCGACGCTCGCCGGCAAGATGTCATGGTTGGTCATGGCCGTGCTGATCACGGTGCCGCTCTACGCACAGGCAACCCAGCAGCCGTTCTTATTGACGTTGGTCACGCGCATCGCGATTCTCGCCATCGCCGCCATGTCGCTGGATCTGATATTGGGCGTCGGCGGTCTTGTGAGTTTTGGACACGCGCTGTTCTTTGGGCTGGGCGCTTATGCCACCGGGATGCTCGTGCAACACGGCGTGAGCAGCGGTTGGCTGCATTTGCTTTGCGCGATCGCGGTCAGTGCACTGGTGGCTGTGGTGACTGGTGCCATCGCGTTGCGCACCCGCGGTATCGCATTCATCATGATTACGCTGGCATTTGCGCAGATGTTTTACTTTCTTGCGGTCGGTCTTCGCGAGTATGGGGGCGATGACGGCTTCGCGCTGGCTGCCGGCAGTCAGTTCGGCGCCGTGCAGCTGACTGATCCGCTCACGCTGTACGTCGTATCTGCATGCCTGCTGCTGGCGCTGCTCGCGTTCGGCAGACACTTCTTACACACTGCCATGGGCCTGACACTGGGTGGTATCCGGATCAATGAGTGCCGGATGCAGGCGCTTGGCATACCCACTACGCAATGCAAACGGGCTGTCTATGTCGTGGCTGCGGCATTGTCGAGCATCGCTGGCATGCTATACGCGAACCTGACCCAATTCGTGGCTCCGTCGTATCTGTCCTGGACGATGTCCGGTGACCTGATCGTGATGGTAGTGATCGGCGGCGCTGGCACGTTCATCGGCGCAGTGCTCGGCACGTTTGCGATCGTGTTGGCAGAAGAAGGGCTCAAGGCAGTGACGGAACACTGGATGCTCGTCATGGGGCCGTTGATCGTGGTGGCGGTACTCGTCAATCGCCATGGGCTGGCAGGGCTGCTCGAGTCGTTCGGCGCACGCATGGACCGCAGCCCCCGTGCGGCGGGAGAGCAGGTATGA
- a CDS encoding ABC transporter ATP-binding protein, with translation MTGQLLEVESLVAFYGRSQALFGVDLRVNDGQFVTLLGRNGMGKSTTVKSITGLLHNCTGVVRLGGKPVHSSASYRIARAGIGLVPEGRHVFPTLTVHENLVATARAGHPWQGGPWTLERVYQLFPRLKERERHLASNLSGGEQQMLAIGRALLTNPRLLILDEATEGLAPLVREEIWRCLAELKRTGLAILCIDKNLASQLAIADHHYLMSKGRVVWHGDSAQLRAQADKLSAHLSI, from the coding sequence ATGACGGGCCAATTACTCGAAGTCGAATCGCTGGTAGCGTTTTATGGCCGTAGCCAAGCGTTGTTCGGCGTTGATCTGAGGGTCAACGATGGCCAATTCGTGACACTACTGGGTCGTAACGGGATGGGCAAGTCCACCACAGTCAAGTCGATCACCGGTTTGCTGCACAATTGCACGGGTGTCGTCCGGCTTGGTGGCAAGCCGGTGCATTCAAGTGCGTCCTATCGGATCGCGCGGGCCGGCATCGGTCTTGTGCCTGAGGGCCGACACGTCTTCCCGACCTTGACGGTGCACGAGAATCTTGTCGCGACAGCACGCGCCGGCCATCCGTGGCAAGGGGGGCCGTGGACGCTGGAGCGTGTTTACCAGCTGTTTCCAAGGCTCAAGGAACGCGAGCGTCATCTCGCTTCAAACCTGTCCGGCGGGGAGCAACAGATGCTTGCCATCGGCCGTGCGTTGCTCACCAATCCGCGCCTGCTGATCCTGGACGAAGCGACAGAAGGGCTGGCGCCGTTGGTCCGCGAGGAAATCTGGCGATGCCTTGCTGAACTGAAGCGGACCGGATTAGCGATCCTTTGCATCGACAAGAACCTCGCGTCGCAACTGGCGATTGCAGACCATCACTACCTGATGTCCAAAGGGCGCGTGGTCTGGCACGGCGACTCAGCACAGCTGCGGGCGCAGGCGGACAAGTTGAGCGCGCACCTAAGCATCTAG
- a CDS encoding ParD-like family protein encodes MGIVKISEQMHKSLRYASGALSRSINAQAEHWLRIGMLAELNPTLDYTGLCRLLMQAEAAGTPWHTAGLDNDVSKAA; translated from the coding sequence ATGGGCATCGTCAAAATCTCCGAACAGATGCACAAGTCGCTGCGCTATGCAAGCGGCGCGCTGAGCCGCTCAATCAACGCGCAGGCCGAACATTGGCTGCGCATCGGGATGCTCGCGGAATTGAACCCAACGCTCGACTACACCGGACTATGCCGGCTGTTAATGCAGGCCGAGGCGGCGGGCACGCCTTGGCATACTGCCGGCTTGGACAACGACGTCAGCAAGGCAGCATGA
- a CDS encoding transposase, with product MLRLLKRNGQKHVATTSNPAIVGVDDWAFKRGHRYGTLLVDIEQRRPLDRLPDRDATSVANWPSKGARPAALR from the coding sequence ATGCTTCGTTTGCTCAAACGCAACGGCCAAAAGCACGTCGCGACGACATCCAACCCTGCCATAGTTGGCGTCGATGACTGGGCATTCAAGCGCGGTCATCGCTATGGCACCCTACTGGTCGACATCGAGCAACGGCGCCCATTGGACCGGTTGCCCGATCGTGATGCGACATCGGTGGCGAACTGGCCGTCAAAAGGGGCGAGGCCTGCGGCATTACGGTAG
- a CDS encoding alpha/beta hydrolase, which yields MPFDLTFSDLAERAVQYNARASVADFDAQMRLYAQLAERSRQACPAILDQRYGMGQAERIDIFPAVAASQPAPLFVYVHGGYWRSQRKEDACSMAQALTNHGVAVAMVEYTLLPEATLAEVVREVRSAVAWLYRHGGIYGIDVQRIIVCGSSAGAHLAGMLYGDDWQRAFEVPSDVIKGIVGLSGLYDIRPLCDIDVNEWLRLHPEQAALLSPALRLPHDGPPVVLAVGGLETAGFKHQTYHFHELLVAKGLPVRLVQQPDRNHFNLVNELADPFSELFRATLALLQ from the coding sequence ATGCCGTTTGACTTGACGTTTTCCGACCTCGCCGAGCGCGCTGTTCAGTACAATGCTCGCGCGTCCGTGGCCGACTTCGATGCGCAAATGCGCCTATACGCGCAGCTAGCCGAACGGTCACGGCAAGCCTGCCCGGCGATACTCGACCAACGCTATGGCATGGGGCAGGCCGAGCGCATCGATATCTTTCCGGCCGTCGCGGCCAGCCAGCCCGCGCCGCTCTTCGTCTACGTCCACGGTGGATACTGGCGTTCACAGCGCAAGGAAGACGCATGTTCGATGGCGCAAGCGCTGACGAACCACGGCGTGGCAGTGGCGATGGTTGAATACACACTGTTGCCTGAAGCGACGCTTGCCGAAGTCGTTCGCGAAGTGCGCAGCGCGGTCGCATGGTTGTATCGCCATGGCGGAATATATGGCATCGATGTTCAGCGGATCATCGTCTGCGGTAGCTCGGCGGGAGCGCATCTGGCCGGCATGCTGTATGGTGACGACTGGCAACGTGCGTTCGAGGTTCCGTCCGACGTCATCAAGGGGATCGTCGGCCTGAGCGGACTCTACGATATCCGGCCGTTATGCGACATCGACGTCAATGAATGGCTACGGCTCCATCCGGAGCAAGCGGCGTTGCTTAGCCCGGCGTTGCGGTTGCCGCACGACGGACCGCCGGTGGTATTGGCGGTCGGAGGCCTGGAGACAGCCGGCTTCAAGCACCAGACCTATCATTTTCATGAGCTGCTGGTCGCAAAAGGATTGCCAGTACGACTAGTACAGCAGCCGGATCGCAATCATTTTAACCTTGTCAACGAGCTTGCCGATCCGTTCAGCGAACTGTTCCGCGCTACGCTAGCGCTGCTGCAGTAG
- a CDS encoding NTP/NDP exchange transporter: MISTSREQWCMRFKLRPDEVRPLLWSALGLFWLSLAYYLIRPIRDTMGAVSGVQKLTWLFSATLLCMLLISFLFSKLLNKVPLQRAVSISYRVCVAILVIFAIIMRSSVPEQAFWMEDVFFIWVSAYSVFAMTLYWMMTIDKFSKEQGGRLFGMVSAGANLGALAGSGVSTALSGLLGPGWTLAIAAILLELAARSTLHLTSTSTELDKKRRRIVYLGKRKHAGSMTSGVQQDDNKNINSLTKILRIVPALRSSHVAGLCVYVVLLSLTSTALYFHQAIIIQGLDIDNKERIKLFSSIDLAVNAVTIIIQLFLTGRVIRSLGISIALAMAPATSAIGFGMLAWKQTVATLIAFRVISRIINFSITKPVQETLFAAIDEKIRYKIKSFIDTVAYRSGDQLGAWAYAGMGMLGLSISAISFVMVPLSIFWLLNGVRLGHQYARLAAAQPDSDSS; the protein is encoded by the coding sequence ATGATAAGCACCAGTCGTGAACAATGGTGCATGCGGTTCAAGTTGCGTCCCGATGAAGTTCGACCGTTGCTTTGGAGTGCGCTAGGTCTTTTCTGGTTATCGTTAGCCTATTACCTAATCCGGCCTATCCGTGACACGATGGGTGCCGTGAGCGGCGTGCAAAAACTGACGTGGTTATTCAGCGCTACATTGTTGTGCATGCTGCTTATTTCATTTTTATTTTCAAAATTATTAAACAAAGTTCCTTTGCAGCGTGCAGTTTCGATCAGTTATCGAGTTTGCGTCGCGATCCTTGTAATTTTTGCAATTATAATGCGATCTTCTGTGCCAGAACAGGCATTTTGGATGGAGGATGTGTTTTTCATTTGGGTTTCTGCCTATAGCGTTTTTGCGATGACCCTGTATTGGATGATGACTATCGACAAGTTCAGCAAAGAGCAAGGCGGACGACTTTTTGGAATGGTGTCAGCCGGCGCGAATTTGGGTGCGCTGGCAGGCTCAGGTGTGAGTACTGCGCTGTCAGGCCTGCTTGGTCCAGGGTGGACATTGGCAATTGCAGCAATTTTACTCGAATTAGCGGCTCGCAGTACACTGCATCTTACATCAACGTCAACGGAACTAGATAAGAAACGTAGGAGGATAGTTTATCTGGGTAAGAGGAAGCATGCCGGCAGCATGACGAGCGGAGTCCAACAGGATGATAATAAAAATATAAACAGCCTTACAAAAATACTTCGCATTGTTCCAGCCCTACGGTCTTCCCACGTTGCGGGCCTATGCGTCTATGTTGTCCTCTTGTCGCTAACGTCAACAGCATTGTATTTTCATCAAGCTATAATAATACAAGGTCTAGATATTGATAATAAAGAACGTATTAAATTATTTTCATCGATTGACCTTGCCGTCAACGCTGTCACAATAATAATCCAATTGTTTTTAACTGGTCGCGTAATTCGTTCTTTGGGGATTTCCATTGCCCTTGCAATGGCGCCAGCAACAAGCGCCATAGGCTTTGGCATGCTTGCCTGGAAGCAGACAGTCGCAACCCTCATTGCATTTAGAGTAATTTCTCGTATCATAAATTTTTCAATTACCAAACCCGTTCAGGAAACACTATTTGCAGCTATAGACGAAAAAATAAGATATAAGATCAAGAGTTTTATTGATACAGTAGCTTATCGCTCAGGCGACCAATTGGGTGCTTGGGCCTATGCCGGTATGGGGATGCTAGGCTTATCCATAAGCGCAATTTCTTTTGTGATGGTACCATTGTCAATATTTTGGCTGCTTAACGGGGTTAGGTTAGGGCACCAATACGCGAGACTGGCAGCGGCACAACCGGATTCGGATTCTTCATAA
- a CDS encoding alpha/beta hydrolase — protein MTPEIYRENGQPFLLEGNEVGVLLSHGYTGTTSGMRYLGEYLHNKEGWTVHAPRLKGHGDSPAAMAETTATDWIRSLEDGLQLLSKRCTTIFMAGLSMGGCLTLYMAAQYAQQIKAAVPINACLYFGTHTLAELAYKKDAPDYLVGVGNDVKDPNVTEVAYHEIPVSTIKEIYGLMNVTRDLLPKIVCPTLVMVSPEDHVVPPANGQIILNGISSTDRRLLVLQNSFHVATIDFDKEVIAERTRSFFSEQLRRL, from the coding sequence ATGACGCCGGAAATCTATCGAGAAAACGGGCAGCCCTTCCTACTGGAAGGAAATGAAGTGGGTGTGCTGCTGTCACACGGCTACACCGGCACGACGTCGGGAATGCGGTATCTGGGCGAGTATCTGCACAACAAGGAAGGCTGGACGGTCCACGCGCCCCGGCTCAAAGGGCATGGCGACTCGCCTGCCGCGATGGCTGAAACCACGGCGACCGACTGGATCCGCTCGCTGGAAGACGGGCTGCAGCTGCTCTCCAAGCGGTGTACGACGATTTTCATGGCGGGACTGTCAATGGGCGGTTGCCTCACCTTGTACATGGCCGCACAGTACGCTCAGCAAATCAAGGCCGCCGTGCCGATCAACGCGTGCCTTTATTTCGGAACCCACACGCTGGCTGAGCTGGCATACAAAAAAGATGCGCCGGACTACCTTGTCGGTGTAGGCAATGACGTCAAGGATCCGAATGTTACTGAGGTGGCATACCACGAAATCCCGGTATCCACGATCAAGGAAATCTACGGCTTGATGAACGTGACACGAGATCTGCTGCCAAAAATCGTCTGTCCGACTCTGGTCATGGTTTCCCCGGAAGATCATGTCGTACCGCCAGCGAACGGGCAGATCATCCTGAATGGCATTAGTTCGACGGACCGACGGCTGTTAGTGCTTCAAAATTCTTTCCACGTCGCGACCATCGACTTTGACAAAGAAGTCATCGCCGAACGTACCCGCTCGTTTTTCTCGGAGCAACTGCGTCGGTTGTAA
- a CDS encoding IS5 family transposase (programmed frameshift) produces the protein MARRKISNELWAVLEPLIPAFTPSPKGGRRRTVDDRAALNGILYVLHTGVPWEDLPQELGFGSGMTCWRRLRDWQAAGVWSRLHLAMLCRLREHDQIDWERASLDAASVAKPPGGQETGPNPTNRGKLGSKRHLVVDARGVPLAITVTGANRHDSMAFERTLDTLPAVPGLSGLPRKRPGTLHADKGYDFARCRRYLKQRAITARIARRGVEKRERLGRHRWVVERTHAWFAGFGKLRIRFERRLDIHIALLRLAAAVICSRFVDDLC, from the exons ATGGCAAGACGCAAAATCAGCAATGAATTATGGGCGGTGCTGGAGCCGTTGATTCCAGCGTTCACGCCCTCACCCAAAGGCGGGCGTCGGCGCACTGTTGACGACCGGGCGGCATTGAACGGTATTCTGTATGTCCTGCATACAGGCGTTCCATGGGAAGACTTGCCGCAGGAGCTTGGCTTTGGCAGCGGCATGACATGCTGGCGCCGATTGCGCGACTGGCAGGCCGCAGGCGTGTGGAGCAGGCTGCATCTGGCCATGCTTTGCCGGTTGCGTGAACATGACCAGATTGATTGGGAGCGAGCGAGCCTGGATGCGGCCAGCGTTGCCA AGCCCCCGGGGGGCCAGGAAACCGGCCCCAACCCGACGAACCGTGGCAAACTCGGGAGCAAACGGCATCTGGTCGTAGATGCCCGAGGCGTTCCCTTGGCGATCACAGTCACGGGTGCCAACCGGCATGATTCGATGGCCTTCGAGCGCACCCTCGATACCCTCCCAGCCGTGCCGGGCTTGAGCGGTTTGCCGCGCAAACGCCCGGGCACACTGCATGCGGACAAGGGCTACGACTTTGCCCGCTGCCGACGCTATCTGAAGCAACGCGCAATCACTGCACGCATCGCCCGTCGAGGCGTAGAAAAGCGCGAGCGGCTCGGACGGCATCGCTGGGTAGTTGAGCGCACGCACGCCTGGTTTGCCGGTTTTGGTAAGCTGCGCATCCGCTTTGAGCGGCGTCTGGACATTCATATCGCCTTGCTCCGCTTGGCTGCTGCCGTTATCTGTTCGCGCTTCGTGGACGACTTGTGTTAG